Part of the Nothobranchius furzeri strain GRZ-AD chromosome 2, NfurGRZ-RIMD1, whole genome shotgun sequence genome, gtgctgtcccgcccctcatgtgcctctctgcctgtgagttagcagacttaaacagaggacgagtctggcaggccagactaCCTTGATTGTGGGTGGAAATGAGCTTCATGAATAAACTGATTGATTGATCGATGTCACCAAATGCAGATGGCAGTCTGGGAGTAGCCTGCGGTGCTATTTACTTTGGTGACTGGGCATTAAAATGCTGAAATTCTATGCGGTCAACAGTTATTACAAGCACTATTCGGGACAAAGACAAATGATTTTTCAAGTCCCAAATGTAGTGCACCACAAAGGACTAATTAGCCACGGCTGAAATTCCTGAACCACGCCTACGACACACCAAAAATCAGCATTGGACTAAAACTGGAAGACTAACAGGATATCAAATAAGCATTGAGTATTGAAGTAAGCCAGTGAATTAGCCAGCCAGGAATTACTAAGTATGTGAAAACATTTATTAAGCTAAATGCGTAAGGTGACAAAttactataataataattattattattaagctaCAGGTGTGAGGTGACAAAGTAAGACTAATGCTGACTGCAACTAGAAAACTAAAAGAAAAGTGGCCAGCCAGGACTTACTGAAAGTGTTTTTCCAGGAGCCCGACCACTGAACTCGAGGGCACGGTTCAGTGTTTTCCCTATACTTTCTTCCCTATATTTAGTCCCTGcgccattgaggtacctggcaaggctgagtcgggcAGCATTGTGATtctggccactgattggctagggggtggagtcactggttgctccgagTTTTTTGCCTtgtgtttcactgcctgcagccatttcttgGTTCAGAgtttgacaaaaagccataaaactgagcaaaatgtccatCAACGCCAACATTTTTCACCCGAGTTGTGTTTCTTTGGAGCATAcaggttaccttacactgtttactgattaCCATATGCAATTTTTCACGAGTGAAATTTTGTCTTGAGTAACCCCCACGCAACTGCTGCCCTCCTTCTGAtgtacagagctgtttcaggCTGAGTAGTGCTTCTGGACAAACACCTTAATTACATGAAAACTTTGGAGTCAAGGGATAACAAGCAGTGAGTCTTTCATGGTTCCCTGACCTTCCATCCAAATCCAACAGTTCCACATCAGGAGTAGGGTGAGAGCGAGTTTCTGTATTAATTCCACAGGAAACGTAGTTTTCATAAGCCAAGGCCAAACGGAGTCGGATTGAGAGAACTTTTATTGTTTTGGAGCAGGCCAGAGATAACGTTTTCCCCTCTGCCTCTGATGAAACGGTCCTCGAGTTCTATTATATTGTTTTATCTTAGTGTGGTGCTTGCAGACTTTAAAATTGACCTTGATAATGCTTGAAAAGAACTTAAATTTGACGGTGGGAAAAGCGTAGGAACAATGTATTTCTAACCTTTAAAATGTGACATACATGTGCATCACCTTGGGGAtatctttctgtagaactttgatGCTGAAATCAGCGCTGTGGTGGCAGAGACTGTGTGGGACACCCCCGAGAGACAGAAACACCTGAGTGAATCTATAGTGGAGCACTTGTACAGGCAAGGAATGCTGAGTGTGGCAGAGGACCTCTGTCAGGTTAGTGACTGCATGCTTCAAAGCAGTGATTTATATaataaaatgtctaaatgtaAAACTTATCAAATGGAAGAAGACGTGCACTAAGTCGTGATCATATTTGTATATTTTTCTTAACTTTCTGTCAGTTCGCAAGTTTGTGGGTGACTGAGTAAACGAGCACCTTTGTGCTTGGTTCACATTATAAGTGTTTAAAGTAAATCAAGACATTCTCAGAGCTGTTCATCAATACCAGTGTTTTTTATCTTTTTCTACAATGTACTGGCTGTGCAAGTGGGTGTGACGTAAAAGCAGTTGAgtttttaaagctgcaatagcaaatctgcaaaacaagctagcttttaaaaacAGTCACCCCTCCCATTGGCTACCATCCCTAGGCCATGCCCCCCTGATATACACACACTAAACACTAGTTGCAGTTTTCAAGCATCTTTTTTCCGTCACttaaaatggtgtttttctttttggttcTCTGGTAGTTTGTCGTAAGGTTGAAGTGGTAGCACCCGGCTGTTTCTTTATCTGACATTATTGAGCTGAAAGTCTCTCACAGCAGTGGAGTTCTGTTGCATACTGGGCGAGTACGCAATGAGTCGAGCGGGAAGTGAGGTGGTTTGGGAGACTGACAACCGAATTTGGTTTCGAGCTTATGTGTTATTGGCTGATGTTTTTAGCCAAATGCAAATgaaccacttcatttttttaaactgaaAAACCATCTTTTAATTACTATTtttgcattagcgtctgatagaaaatatatGGGAAACCGCACAGTTCAGAAAAGTCTGACAAATCTACATCACAAtgtcaattaacattcatggacatgGCCATGTCGGCTCACGACGGGGAGGGCTGTTGTTAGTTAAGAGCAGGGATATTTAATTCCAGACCTGCAggtccagtatccagcacgttttagtttgaaCTATTTCAACACACCTGGCTCTAATCAGCAGGTTATAGCGTTAATGATTAGCTACCtatttattaaatgatcaatatgaaatatcaatctgattggtctttgaatgtttaatcagaagacacacaaacacattcactCCCCTTCGAAGGTAAACAATCTTGTAAGCAAAAGCTTAGAGTAGTTACTgacttggttgtgtgtgagatgagtcagtgtgttacggacttggttgtgtgtgagatgagtcagtgtgttacggacttggttgtgtgtgagatgagtcagtgtgttacggacttggttgtgtgtgagatgagtcagcacgttacggacttggttgtgtgtgagatgagtcagcacgtcacggacttggttgtgtgtgagatgagtcagcacgttacggacttggttgtgtgtgagatgagtcagcGTGTTACgacttggttgtgtgtgagatgagtcagcacgttacggacttggttgtgtgtgagatgagtcagcactttacggacttggttgtgtgtgagatgagtcagcacgttacggacttggttgtgtgtgagatgagtcagcacgttacggacttggttgtgtgtgagatgagtcagcgtgttacggacttggttgtgtgtgagatgagtccGTGTGTTACGgacttggttgtgtgtgagatgagtcagTGTGTTACAgacttggttgtgtgtgagatgagtcagcacgttacggacttggttgtgtgtgagatgagtcagcacgttacggacttggttgtgtgtgagatgagtcagcacgttacggacttggttgtgtgtgagatgagtcagcacgtcacggacttggttgtgtgtgagatgagtcagcgtgttacggacttggttgtgtgtgagatgagtcagcgtgttacggacttggttgtgtgtgagatgagtcagcGTGTTACAgacttggttgtgtgtgagatgagtcagcactttacggacttggttgtgtgtgagatgagtcagcGTGTTACAgacttggttgtgtgtgagatgagtcagcacgttacggacttggttgtgtgtgagatgagtcagcgtgttacggacttggttgtgtgtgagatgagtcagcacgttacggacttggttgtgtgtgagatgagtcagcacgttacggacttggttgtgtgtgagatgagtcagcacgttacggacttggttgtgtgtgagatgagtcagcacgttacggacttggttgtgtgtgagatgagtcagTGTGTTACAgacttggttgtgtgtgagatgagtcagcACGTTACGGACTTagttgtgtgtgagatgagtcagcacgttacggacttggttttgtgtgagatgagtcagcacgttacggacttggttgtgtgtgagatgagtcagTGTGTTACAgacttggttgtgtgtgagatgagtcagcacgttacggacttggttgtgtgtgagatgagtcagcacgttacggacttggttgtgtgtgagatgagtcagcGTGTTACAgacttggttgtgtgtgagatgagtcagcactttacggacttggttgtgtgtgagatgagtcagcGTGTTACAgacttggttgtgtgtgagatgagtcagcacgttacggacttggttgtgtgtgagatgagtcagcgtgttacggacttggttgtgtgtgagatgagtcagcACGTTACGGACTTGGTTGTGTGTGAGGAGTCAGTGTGTTACAgacttggttgtgtgtgagatgagtcagcacgttacggacttggttgtgtgtgagatgagtcagcacgttacggacttggttttgtgtgagatgagtcagcacgttacggacttggttgtgtgtgagatgagtcagTGTGTTACAgacttggttgtgtgtgagatgagtcagcacgttacggacttggttgtgtgtgagatgagtcagcACGTTACGGACTTGGTTGTATGTGAGATGAGTCAGCGTGTTACGGACTTGGTTGCGTGTGAGATGAGTCAGCACGTTACGGACTTGGTTGCGTGTGAGATGAGTCAGCGTGTTACGGACTTGGTTGTGTGAGAGATGAGTCAGCGTTTTATGgacttggttgtgtgtgagatgagtcagcacgttacggacttggttgtgtgtgagatgagtcagcacgtcacggacttggttgtgtgtgagatgagtcagcGTGTTACGGACTTGGTTGTGTGAGAGATGAGTCAGCGTTTTATGGACTtgtttgtgtgtgagatgagtcagcacgttacggacttggttgtgtgtgagatgagtcagcatgttacggacttggttgtgtgtgagatgagtcagcgtgttacggacttggttgtgtgtgagatgagtcagcgcgttacggacttggttgtgtgtgagatgagtcagcacgtcacggacttggttgtgtgtgagatgagtcagcGTGTTACGGACTTGGTTGTGTGAGAGATGAGTCAGCGTTTTATGgacttggttgtgtgtgagatgagtcagcacgttacggacttggttgtgtgtgagatgagtcagcATGTTACAgacttggttgtgtgtgagatgagtcagcgtgttacggacttggttgtgtgtgagatgagtcagcgcgttacggacttggttgtgtgtgagatgagtcagcACGTTACGGACTTGGTTGTGTGAGAGATGAGTCAGCGTTTTATGgacttggttgtgtgtgagatgagtcagcacgttacagacttggttgtgtgtgagatgagtcagcgtgttacggacttggttgtgtgtgagatgagtcagtgtgttacggacttggttgtgtgtgagatgagtcagcgcgttacggacttggttgtgtgtgagatgagtcagTGTGCTACGgacttggttgtgtgtgagatgagtcagcacgttacggacttggttgtgtgtgagatgagtcagcatgttacggacttggttgtgtgtgagatgagtcagcgtgttacggacttggttgtgtgtgagatgagtcagcacgttacggacttggttgtgtgtgagatgagtcagcGTGTTACGGACTTGGTTGTGTTTGAGATGAGTCAGCGTGTTACGgacttggttgtgtgtgagatgagtcagcacgttacggacttggttgtgtgtgagatgagtcagAGCTCTTAGCTGATAAGAAAGACGGGAGGCTCTGAATTGTTTCAGCAGAACAAAACCCAGCAAAAGAGATTTTAACTTTAGAAAGTATCAACTAACATGAAGTGTTATGATTTGAAAAGACTGGATTGGCTCACCAGAAAATGTAGCGTTAATCATTAgctacttattgatcatttaataaataaGATATGgtgttctatataaatatgacatATCAAtcagattggtctttgaatgtttaatcagaagactttagtttatttgacttattcagggaacacactaaTTCAGACAGTTAAGAATATAGTTGTAAAAATGACTTTAATCCTATTTTCCTCATTTAAATTATTGTACATGTATGTACATTTTACATGacaagtatgaatgaaatgatggttgtacagATAACAGATGATGAGTGGAATGAGAGCATTATGTTTTAGCAATACCTTATAAGTATCAGAGAGAGATTGTGGAGTCTGGGTGCTAAAATTAATTTTGCTGTgtggtttgataagctagagattTGTTCATAAAACCGTCCAACGCAATTTGTGCCAGTTTACGCACCCCTGTGTGAAGATCTTCAGGGGGTCAAGGAGGTCGAAATGAACACTGCAAATGGTGTTGACCTCTGATACCGGAGCTCGTAGCCAGCTCAGAGTACAAACCTTCTAGTCCGGGTTATCTTtaggtgacggcaggaagctggagtTTCTAAGGCTGtttggtggctcttaaaagagctgttgtgtctgaaatcagtcgcaagtgttgcagagaggctttgaccttgagttCAAAAGATAGGATAGTCTCAAAAATGCTTGTTCGCCCGATTGGCCTTATCAAGGGAACGGCGAAGTCCAGCTAGATCATGAAGTGTTCTAGCTTTTATTAACTTTGTTTATAAACTCAGACAAATCAGAGTTTGACACGTTTAAGAGGACATTAACAAAGATCTCCAAAAGTCACACCTTCACTCAGCTACTCCgagaggttaactcttagtgtgaagtgaatgTAAAAACCTTAATATCAATCTTATGATATAGACTGATAGATAAACTTGTTAActcaacaaatactgatctggtgtagtttaagatctgaaatgattcactgcaggaaaaatattcatttgaaCACATCATTGATCAATGTGCACATATTATTCAAACACTTCAGGATTTAACGTACGTAATTAAGTTTTAaaaaaagtcatttatgattgAAGGAAgaagaactttattcagagtgaaagtgcaTAAAAGTGCATTTGTTCCAGCCAAGATAAGGTAACTAGTTTTATTATGTCTCCTTTATCTGGTGACAAAACCTTGTGCAGTGCTTGTCTTgtctggaggccagacagatggtgtgtttgtgtctgcaaattaaaaagttaatttctgttcattttgatgaaaatacttgacctttgggtacACTACACAATCAGTAGGTAGTTAACATAGTTCTACAGAGCATGATGAGCGGCTGCACTGGTGAGTAAAGTGTActgaatcagagaaaccactaaaacgggcTGGATACCAGAGCTCCAGGCcctgaattgaatacccctggttTAGAGTTGGTGCTAGAGTTACATTGGTGTTGGCTAGAGGtgagatgtacaaatatcaggaaataagactgtctgatgctactttctcctccagctgactttaaTGTTCTCAAACAGACGAACTGAAGCTGCTTTTTGCCAGAGAATGGCTTTCTTACAAGAAAACACTGCAAATACATTAAAACTGAGTAAACCTGATCTTTAAATACCACGATGTATTCAAAGCTATACTATGTCAGAACGAAATTTAAGAGGCATGAACAAATGatgtaagctagcttgttttgcagaattGCCATTCTTTAACAGTTATTTTGTTATTTGATGTTTAGAGAAAGATGGTTCTCAACTCATGCTTAATAACCAATTGGCTGAAATGAGTTCTATCTTAAGTTAAGACAGAGTCATGTAAAAGTTCGTTGTTTAGGAACTACTGACTTCAGGCTGTCAAGTTGGGGGTTGACactatttctgatgtttttatgtttgttttttgttccaGGAGTCGGGTGTAGTTATTGACATGAATATGAAGCAGCCTTTCCTCGAACTAAACAGGATTCTCGAAGCTCTGAGGATGCAGGATCTAAGGCCGGCTTTAGAGTATGTTGTATTTATTATAGTCTGTGTTCAATTAGCACAGGAGATCTTGTGGTGtttccataccatactatacctgtGTCTGCACCTTGGTAGGTGGGCTGTTACAAATCGTCAGCGCCTTCTGGAGCTTAACAGCAGTTTAGAGTTCAAGCTGCACCGCATGTACTTCATCAGCCTGCTCAGCGGTGGAATCGGGAACCAGGTGGAGGCTCTGCAGTACTCCAGGCACTTCCAACCCTTTGCCTCTCAGCACCAGAGAGGTCTGTAGTACAACACCTGGTAGAAGCTATAAAATCACTTCATTTTTTATAGGGGAAAAAGAACATCACAGATAATTGTCAGGTAGTAAAGACAACCGAACTGTCAAAGCATTAGAAGAAGGAAAATGCATTAGAATCAAGCCAAACGCTGGAAACGGCAGTCTGACCTAGCTGGGGTTTGTCAAAAACATAAGAAAGAAAATCTTTTAAAATCAAGTCCATTAAACAAAGAATAGAGGCTAGAAAgaggccaaaggaggtgcgatgGAACACGTTCTGTGAATATTGGTCCTTTCACCCCATTTTGTGCAACTAATCTGAGCCGTCTCTCTCCCTAACTGCAGATATTCAGATCCTGATGGGCAGCCTGGTGTACCTTCGCCATGGAATTGAGAACTCTCCCTACCGTAGCCTGTTGGAGACAAGCCAGTGGGCGGAGATCTGTAACATTTTCACCAGAGATGCCTGCGCTTTGCTGGGTCTCTCTGTGGAGTCTCCACTAAGTGTTAGGTGGGACAAACGTTCTCTGAATGTAGTTTTTTAAATCTACTCCCACTTTATTTGTTGTAACGTTGGTAACTGTCGTTTTGGTGATTGTTCCAGTTTTGCATCAGGATGCATGGCCTTGCCGGTGCTGATGAACATCAAACAGGTGATAGAGCAGAGACAATGCAGTGGAGTGTGGACACATAAAGATGAGCTGCCTGTAAGTCCTGGTTCAGTGTTTATGTCACTTCTCCTGCAGCGTCTTGAGCTGATTCAGGTTGTCTGCATATTTAGATTGAAATTGACCTGGGGAAGAAGTGCTGGTACCACTCTGTGTTCGCCTGCCCGATTCTCCGACAGCAGACTTCGGAGAGCAATCCTCCCATGAAGCTGATCTGTGGCCATGTCATCTCCAGAGATGCACTCAACAAACTCACTAATGCTGGGAAGTATGTCAGCCCAAAGTCTGAGGCTACTTCTGAATGCCTGTTTAGTTCTATTTCATATAGACTTTACCCCTTAAGGCCTTACTATTGGGTAAGTTCTCTTTGAATCAGCCATTAACTTAAGAGCTTTTATTATACACCCATCCCAATCTGGTATAAAAGGGGTGTAAACCCACAAAATCTCTCCCATTTTCTCTTCATGCTACACACTAGCAGGATCAAATGATCCTAAAAATGTTTTTACTCACCATTTTCAGCGACACCCTCTTTGTCCTTCCTATCAAACCAGCTATATCATGAATGGAGACCTCCACGCTAAGTGCAATGTCTGCCTTGGGGCACATCAAGCAGGTCTCACCCTGACGCCGCAGGCATCCTGTCCCTTCTGTGCAGCTCTGCTCTCAGCCGAGGAGCTCCACCATGTGGAATTGTTCGTGTTTGCCTCTGAAGGCATATTCTCTATAGCTGAGACGTACCCGCTGCACAATGCACTCCAGTCTTTTGGTACTTGGCAGGAATCGGATGACTCAGACCTTGCTGACAACGATGATTATGAGGCTGGCAGCCTTAGCCCTGCTGATGCATCCTTCCTGGACAGTCTGGAGGTTGACAATTGGCCACCTTCAACTTGGGCCTCCACTCCAAGTGTCCCGCGTTTCTCCTCTACTCCTCTCCTAGCCATCAAAGTGCTGCTCCAGGAGATGCCTGCCATCATCTCAGCTGCAGCTGAACGCAAACGTTTAGCTGGCCCCTCCTCAGTTGGATGACTTGGCAAGACGCTTTGGCGCCACACAGGTCTGCTGTCCTGACCCCACCTGGCTGCAGTTCCCAGCAGCCATGGAGTATTGAGCCAAAGCCTTGGCTGGGCCTGCCAAACTCAAGGCTCAGGAAACCCTGTTGGAAGGGATTCCCCTCGGTCGTCCGACGTCACTCTTTCCTGTGCTTATGGACGCATCCTTATCCTGCACGGTGAGGGAACACCGTCTTCTCACATGAACATGATTAGACATTTCCTCAGGAGTCAACATGTCTTAATTCACACAGAAAATCAAGTACCAACAGCCAAAAAAACCCACATGCTTTAAGTCGCGTGTATGGGAGAATTTTGGCTTCCCTGAAAAATACAATGATGATCCAAATGGCAAAATTTAACAAGCACACACGTGCCTCCACTCTTGACATTGCAGCGCTATACGCATGGACCTTCCATCACCGTAAAAGCAGGGAGGGGGTGGAGCTTGCAAAATGCCTggcacaattattacattaacgtgAATTGGATGATCCCTTTTCTTGATGGTCGGTGCCTGTCTTGGCGGCAACCCcttaacctgctggtggacaccatcgacatataaatattggacaatgggtttccatagactccaataataagtttttgtactaaaatgggaggtggccaccaccgcctttTTGACCGTGTcataggttccgtcaagcccagacaattccacaaaagggaagagaggtggagctgagggtggggctgtaaggctgggatcaactgaagacacccggtcgaactagctacaagctgacctgaagctaacccaaagctaacgcggaggtgggagctaagctaacagaggtagcaacctagctacaaccggagttaactgtgcacaacaccagagcttctgagtcagggatacgccgggctgaccgctgggtaaaaccgggtggaacacagaggtctctgagagctccacaagccggcagtcacacagcaaacagaagccgcgatcagacagagatgcgccgagctgcggggaggggagaactgggtggaaaacatcggtctcccgagagctccacaagccgatagtgggaacccagctccaccaacatgttatatttcaacccattttctaaagtgcagcattatgttaaatgcactgggttttaccctattacatttaaatttcatggttaaacagtacatgttaaaatctaagctcagctcggcagtgacctaaagtacataaatattattttacttaccgaaaaaaatgatgtggagactccttggacgctctattagtgcaattaatgccacagcaagtcattttgtccaacaattgcacaaaaaatatccaacaaagaatacacaaacacagactcaaaatcctggaacagtttccaggccagaccgaggctctactgaggcctttccacggagctagctctgcggtcacgtgggtctgatgctcattaattatacagaattttaggcttttaatacacttaaacagaagagtgagaaaaaaattcacccccctcagagttgtcatgagtgtaaactagatcatttaaaccaaaaacatgttttggtaccaggctgtaaacatgtttatttctgctgtgaaataggtatttttaacatgggagtcaatgtggatttgctcgcttctgacaccagcccccagtggatgagggtggaactgcaacttaTGTAATTTCcgtgtttgcttcaatttttgacccgcattgtgggggcttggtggacACTGACAGTTAAGTATCGTCCAATCATCAAGACTGGACaacctctatacccttaggggagtcctggagggtgcgtgggagtttgcccaaccagtctacatgtgttttggggATTTCAAGAAGGCTTTCGaccgtgtcgctcgggggccctataggggggtactctgggagtaaagGGTACCAGACTGCTTGATTCCGGCTGTTTGGTCGTTGTAAAACTGGTATCAGAGCtgggtccgcattgctggcagtaagtcgggcttgatTCCAGTGAGAgtcggactctgccaaggcttccCATTGTGACCGATTGTTTtcttaacctttatggacagtatTTCTAAGTGCAGCCAAGGTGGGGAGGAAATTCTTTTTGGTGGCTTAAGGATCAACATTTTAGCCTCCTCAGAAAAAATAGTGAAAGTGTTGTCTGAGGGAGCAACAGAAATGTTGAGGGACTGTTTCCAAACCACTGACTGGGAGACACTCTGCAGCACTCATAGTGATGATGTGACAGCCTGACTCACTGTGTTACTGAAAGAAGCTGGAGAAACAGCTGGGGCAGAACAATGCTTGTGGTGCATGGAGAGGCCTCAGGAATCACAGGTCACAGTGGGAGGAGTGGTGCCAGTGAGTATGCTGAAGGGGACCAGAACTAGGCAAACAAGCTTAACCTGCTTTTTAACACAGCTGCAACAGGTACCACCTATTCTACCATCCCCCTACTACCTCCACTCAGCCAGCCAATCTCCCCCCACCTCCAAATTTCACAACGTTCAACAGCATCTCCCAACTCCCCCTGAGCACCACTCACTCTCACCCcccttgaacatgtctttaaaaccacaaaaagttGAAGTGATAaatgcctttcttctaaagaaagatggttGTGCCATTgctagacgccatttttgactacagctaaaaaaaaaactacagcatcatgGACATCACACACCAGGCCAGGCTATCGTGAGGGTATGGC contains:
- the rmnd5b gene encoding E3 ubiquitin-protein transferase RMND5B isoform X1, giving the protein MEQCACVERELEKVLHRFVMYGHQSEERLDELLRSVCDIRGQLVAFGVQDADLSVLSQTMAQCCKNIKETVQMLASRHKDIHGSVSKVGKAIDRNFDAEISAVVAETVWDTPERQKHLSESIVEHLYRQGMLSVAEDLCQESGVVIDMNMKQPFLELNRILEALRMQDLRPALEWAVTNRQRLLELNSSLEFKLHRMYFISLLSGGIGNQVEALQYSRHFQPFASQHQRDIQILMGSLVYLRHGIENSPYRSLLETSQWAEICNIFTRDACALLGLSVESPLSVSFASGCMALPVLMNIKQVIEQRQCSGVWTHKDELPIEIDLGKKCWYHSVFACPILRQQTSESNPPMKLICGHVISRDALNKLTNAGKLKCPYCPMEQNPSHAKQIYF
- the rmnd5b gene encoding E3 ubiquitin-protein transferase RMND5B isoform X2, with amino-acid sequence MEQCACVERELEKVLHRFVMYGHQSEERLDELLRSVCDIRGQLVAFGVQDADLSVLSQTMAQCCKNIKETVQMLASRHKDIHGSVSKVGKAIDRESGVVIDMNMKQPFLELNRILEALRMQDLRPALEWAVTNRQRLLELNSSLEFKLHRMYFISLLSGGIGNQVEALQYSRHFQPFASQHQRDIQILMGSLVYLRHGIENSPYRSLLETSQWAEICNIFTRDACALLGLSVESPLSVSFASGCMALPVLMNIKQVIEQRQCSGVWTHKDELPIEIDLGKKCWYHSVFACPILRQQTSESNPPMKLICGHVISRDALNKLTNAGKLKCPYCPMEQNPSHAKQIYF